A single genomic interval of Aureliella helgolandensis harbors:
- a CDS encoding SAM-dependent methyltransferase gives MRKTKASIYDFPTYYDLVFGSDTAAEMRFLQQAFTRYVDGPVRQVFEPACGTGRLLYRMGQKGFGVGGIDLNPLAVEYCNKRLERLGLKGRVLLGDMADFEVPKPFDAAFNTINSFRHLQTEELAVAHLECVAQAVRPGGIYVLGLHLTPRGEATDEEAWSARRGQLSINTSMWPIEKNPKKRIERFGIRFDVFKPTETMRIEDVLELRSYNVKQFQSLLASVSNWEVMDFYDFAYEIEHPILLNSATEDVLVILKRKA, from the coding sequence ATGCGAAAAACTAAAGCTAGCATTTATGACTTCCCCACATACTACGATCTTGTCTTTGGCAGCGATACCGCAGCGGAGATGCGATTCCTTCAGCAGGCCTTTACGCGGTACGTCGACGGGCCCGTGCGCCAGGTCTTTGAGCCTGCGTGTGGGACCGGCCGCCTGCTCTATCGCATGGGCCAAAAGGGCTTTGGGGTCGGTGGCATCGATTTGAATCCCTTGGCTGTTGAGTACTGCAACAAGCGTCTCGAGCGGCTGGGCCTCAAGGGAAGGGTGCTGTTGGGGGACATGGCGGATTTCGAAGTCCCCAAACCCTTTGACGCAGCCTTCAACACGATCAACAGTTTTCGCCATTTGCAGACTGAAGAGTTGGCGGTAGCGCATTTGGAATGCGTGGCTCAAGCGGTTCGCCCGGGGGGGATCTATGTCCTGGGCTTGCACCTCACGCCGCGCGGCGAAGCGACGGATGAAGAGGCCTGGTCGGCGCGGCGTGGGCAACTGTCCATTAATACTTCGATGTGGCCCATCGAAAAAAATCCCAAAAAACGGATCGAGCGATTCGGGATTCGCTTTGATGTTTTCAAGCCGACTGAAACGATGCGGATCGAAGATGTCTTGGAGCTGCGATCGTATAACGTCAAGCAATTTCAGAGCTTGTTAGCCTCAGTGTCCAATTGGGAGGTCATGGATTTTTACGACTTTGCATACGAGATTGAGCATCCCATTTTGCTCAACTCGGCGACCGAGGACGTCTTGGTGATCCTCAAGAGGAAAGCCTAG
- a CDS encoding lipopolysaccharide assembly protein LapA domain-containing protein, whose protein sequence is MTKFKWIVIGLLACLSLIIVFQNLEPINVQLLFVKVSMPLAAMLTITLVVGFVLGLFASAIWRMQSWRARSKKDAATRKASEGKASEEMV, encoded by the coding sequence ATGACCAAATTCAAATGGATTGTCATTGGATTGCTTGCCTGCCTGTCGTTGATCATCGTCTTCCAAAACTTGGAACCGATCAACGTGCAGCTCCTATTCGTCAAAGTCAGCATGCCCCTAGCAGCCATGCTAACCATTACCTTGGTAGTCGGTTTTGTCTTGGGGCTGTTCGCCAGTGCGATATGGCGCATGCAATCCTGGCGGGCGCGTAGCAAGAAGGATGCAGCAACGCGGAAAGCCTCGGAAGGAAAGGCGTCTGAAGAAATGGTCTAG
- a CDS encoding DinB family protein: MEAFATADPANLSTHDLLRGRDQVLEQMAWVRQYSLQLIESIPDELWYVAPATAPIHLAWQVGHLAVSQYGLMLFRQRGRLPGDLELMPGWLRKQFGRGSTPALSRQGMPAPAELLEKLNTIHHRALSEVAELSAATLAQPTDMPYTGYPIQLGALMFCPIHESLHAGQIGLLRRLHGFDPVR, from the coding sequence ATGGAAGCTTTTGCTACCGCTGATCCAGCTAATTTGTCGACGCACGACCTACTCCGCGGTCGCGATCAGGTGCTGGAACAAATGGCTTGGGTTCGACAATATTCACTGCAGCTGATCGAATCTATCCCTGACGAGCTGTGGTATGTCGCCCCTGCAACCGCTCCAATCCACCTTGCGTGGCAAGTTGGCCACCTAGCTGTCTCCCAGTACGGGTTAATGCTCTTTCGACAGCGTGGCCGGCTCCCCGGTGACCTGGAGCTGATGCCGGGCTGGCTTCGCAAACAGTTCGGGCGTGGAAGCACACCAGCCCTCAGCAGACAAGGCATGCCCGCTCCAGCCGAGCTGCTCGAAAAACTCAACACCATCCACCATCGCGCCCTCTCGGAGGTCGCTGAATTATCAGCCGCGACCCTCGCTCAACCTACCGACATGCCTTACACGGGCTACCCAATCCAATTGGGAGCCCTCATGTTTTGCCCAATCCACGAATCGCTTCACGCCGGACAAATTGGACTCCTCCGCCGACTCCACGGCTTCGATCCAGTGCGCTAA